One Triticum dicoccoides isolate Atlit2015 ecotype Zavitan chromosome 5B, WEW_v2.0, whole genome shotgun sequence genomic window carries:
- the LOC119305118 gene encoding uncharacterized protein LOC119305118: MDGKMSHLLPVTLPKKKIPDDAVQQVSEWALLTAALAANYPISYAVGHYLIPCVQSSFLRCDQPTDADPAEKTTLWIRVLCCATLQAAAAVLALRLPRHRRWLRRALAYLTLALAVVIHCMYAVAAAARLFLVDDPGDLFSIFCTVAAVFFMASDIRSFLALLRGEE; the protein is encoded by the exons ATGGACGGCAAGATGTCTCATCTCCTGCCTGTGACCCTGCCCAAGAAGAAGATCCCGGACGACGCTGTCCAGCAGGTCAGCGAATGGGCGCTCCTCACCGCCGCCCTCGCAGCGAACTACCCAATCTCCTACGCAGTCGGCCACTACCTCATCCCCTGCGTCCAG TCCTCCTTTCTGCGTTGCGACCAGCCGACGGACGCTGATCCCGCCGAGAAAACCACCCTCTGGATCCGGGTGCTGTGCTGCGCCACACTCCAGGCGGCCGCGGCGGTGCTAGCGTTGCGGCTCCCGCGCCACCGCCGCTGGCTCCGCCGCGCCCTCGCCTACCTCACGCTCGCGCTCGCGGTCGTCATCCACTGCATGTACGCGGTCGCTGCCGCAGCCCGCCTCTTCCTCGTCGACGACCCAGGAGACCTCTTCAGCATCTTCTGCACCGTGGCCGCCGTCTTCTTCATGGCCAGCGACATCAGAAGCTTCCTGGCCCTCCTGAGAGGTGAGGAGTAG